One genomic window of Medicago truncatula cultivar Jemalong A17 chromosome 1, MtrunA17r5.0-ANR, whole genome shotgun sequence includes the following:
- the LOC25483263 gene encoding PP2A regulatory subunit TAP46, with translation MGKLAGKCTIEYLFHLCDVQVPYYLAELTEKIAHDDRIPILKASQAKLKEFISFCEAMELVPKEGLESYIVTDQRARKIARFKGQKAAESKLLEINERKERRGRSTKAAALSTPVEAGEEELLDDDGEEEREAWNTSISLAICKAFDLLEMIKKEEEMLSAVKDTQSKDGDQEFSKDVMDDRAKKAEAWHRNAAVRAQYTKPSPPITCATFAQDVLEGRAQASQAHDHKHQPLIFGPQSLVNGSFTNERERMAAQVFQPSHRMPTMSIEEAGLKEMEIMNTWQENTARFIEEANSSWHNDRKFKPGEEEEDEDDDAAQDRARALDDWKDDNPQGAGNSKLTPCG, from the exons ATGGGAAAGCTGGCTGGAAAATGCACTATCGAATATTTGTTTCATCTGTGTGACGTTCAA GTGCCGTATTATCTCGCTGAGTTGACCGAAAAAATAGCACATGATGACAGGATACCAATTCTAAAGGCTTCCCAGGCAAAGCTGAAG gAATTTATCTCATTTTGTGAGGCAATGGAGCTGGTCCCAAAAGAGGGGTTAGAATCTTATATTGTTACTGATCAGAGGGCCAGAAAG ATAGCTAGATTTAAAGGACAAAAAGCTGCAGAATCGAAGTTGTTGGAAATAAATGAGCGGAAGGAACGGCGTGGGCGTTCTACTAAAGCAGCTGCCTTGTCCACCCCTGTTGAGGCAGGAGAGGAAGAACTATTGGATGAcgatggagaagaagaaagagag GCTTGGAATACTAGCATATCTTTGGCGATCTGTAAG GCATTTGATCTTCTGGAAATGATTAAGAAAGAGGAGGAGATGCTTTCTGCTGTAAAGGATACACAATCGAAG GATGGGGATCAGGAATTTTCTAAGGATGTCATGGATGACCGTGCCAAAAAAGCAGAAGCTTGGCATCGAAATGCCGCAGTTCGCGCACAGTATACTAAGCCATCTCCACCAATCACATGTGCTACCTTCGCTCAAGATGTTCTGGAAGGAAGAGCACAAGCCTCACAAGCACATGATCACAAACACCAACCACTAATATTTGGGCCACAAAGTCTTGTGAATGGAAGTTTTACAAACGAGAGAGAAAGAATGGCAGCTCAGGTCTTCCAACCCAGTCATAG GATGCCAACTATGAGCATTGAGGAAGCAGGATTAAAAGAAATGGAAATAATGAATACATGGCAAGAGAACACTGCCAGATTCATTGAAGAAGCCAATTCATCTTGGCACAATGATAGGAAGTTTAAGCCAGGTGAAGAGGAggaggatgaagatgatgatgctGCACAAGATAGAGCTAGAGCTTTGGATGATTGGAAGGATGATAATCCGCAGGGTGCAGGAAATTCGAAGCTTACCCCTTGTGGCTAA